The following proteins come from a genomic window of Flavobacteriaceae bacterium MAR_2010_188:
- a CDS encoding Glycosyltransferase involved in cell wall bisynthesis translates to MTKVSVIVPNYNHEKFLAPRLESIVNQTYKDFELIILDDASTDNSLEIIENYVNHFPGLIKFYPSDQNSGSPFIQWDKGIKCAEGEYIWIAESDDFASIYFLEYLVPLLEENKEVGIVCAKSNAINANGIEISEVHPIFRGFEPQLFTTNVSLTKYFKGIRFIENDLVYRCLIPNVSGILIRKSNYLGAGGLNLDYKRNGDYDLYFRLLSFSDIIFYNRTLNNTRYHDEKLTASNNAQSFKELSSILKPIFNTLKLSSSKRLEIMSFYFTVYKYDIFLNDTFSVIEKIKIFKNLSSLSGELNIKFFKFCLQRLKIYLAKKLK, encoded by the coding sequence ATGACTAAAGTTTCGGTTATTGTTCCTAATTATAATCACGAAAAATTCCTGGCTCCCCGTTTAGAATCTATAGTGAATCAGACTTATAAAGATTTTGAACTTATTATATTAGATGATGCTTCAACTGATAATAGCCTTGAAATTATAGAAAATTATGTTAATCACTTTCCCGGACTAATCAAGTTTTATCCGTCCGATCAAAATTCTGGCTCGCCGTTCATTCAATGGGATAAAGGTATAAAATGTGCTGAAGGCGAATATATATGGATTGCGGAAAGTGATGATTTCGCCTCGATTTACTTTTTAGAATATTTGGTTCCTCTATTAGAAGAGAATAAGGAAGTGGGCATTGTATGTGCTAAATCCAATGCAATAAATGCTAATGGTATTGAGATTTCTGAGGTGCATCCTATCTTTAGAGGATTTGAACCTCAACTATTTACAACAAATGTTTCATTGACAAAATATTTTAAAGGAATACGCTTTATAGAGAATGATTTAGTTTATAGATGTCTTATTCCCAACGTAAGCGGAATTTTAATTCGTAAATCTAACTATTTAGGGGCGGGTGGTTTAAATCTTGACTATAAGAGGAATGGTGATTATGATTTGTATTTCAGATTACTTTCATTTTCCGATATTATATTTTATAATCGAACATTAAATAATACTCGGTATCACGATGAAAAATTAACCGCTTCCAATAACGCACAGTCCTTTAAAGAATTGTCGAGCATTTTAAAGCCAATTTTTAATACGTTAAAATTATCATCCTCCAAAAGACTTGAAATAATGTCTTTTTACTTTACGGTATATAAATATGATATTTTTCTAAATGACACGTTTTCTGTTATCGAGAAGATTAAAATATTTAAGAATTTATCTAGTTTGAGTGGTGAATTAAACATCAAATTTTTTAAATTTTGCCTCCAAAGATTGAAAATTTATCTAGCTAAAAAATTAAAATAA
- a CDS encoding Glycosyltransferase involved in cell wall bisynthesis has protein sequence MIPKVSVITVTYNAKNTINDTIHSVLSQTYCNLEYIIIDGQSHDGTLDIIRGYGDAIDSLTSEPDHGIYDAMNKGIIKSSGDYILFLGADDVLYDSETINTVSENLVNQNDLVYGNVIKVPQNIVYDGPFNLFKLIYKNICHQAIFYHKRIFDTNGLYRLEYKVNADWDFNLRCFQNPNIKTVYIQQNIAYFNAEGVSSNTHDEAFEFQKKRLIAIMPIWVKICFKFRKYYFMKWVSKNFLNFNYD, from the coding sequence TTGATACCTAAAGTTTCCGTAATTACCGTAACATATAATGCAAAAAATACGATTAATGATACCATTCATTCTGTATTGTCACAGACTTATTGTAACCTAGAATATATTATAATCGATGGGCAATCCCATGATGGAACATTAGATATTATTAGAGGTTATGGAGATGCTATTGATAGCTTAACCTCGGAGCCGGATCACGGCATCTATGATGCTATGAACAAGGGTATTATCAAGTCCAGTGGAGATTACATTCTATTTCTTGGTGCAGATGATGTTCTTTATGATTCGGAGACTATTAATACAGTTTCCGAAAATCTGGTAAACCAAAATGATCTTGTGTATGGGAATGTCATAAAAGTGCCTCAGAATATAGTCTATGATGGTCCGTTTAATCTTTTTAAATTAATATACAAGAATATCTGTCATCAGGCTATCTTCTACCATAAAAGAATTTTTGATACCAATGGCCTTTATAGATTGGAATATAAGGTTAATGCAGATTGGGATTTTAATTTAAGATGTTTTCAAAATCCTAACATTAAAACAGTATATATTCAACAAAACATTGCTTATTTTAATGCTGAAGGAGTAAGTTCTAATACCCATGATGAAGCATTTGAGTTTCAAAAGAAACGACTCATTGCGATTATGCCTATCTGGGTAAAAATTTGTTTTAAATTCCGGAAATATTATTTTATGAAATGGGTCTCGAAAAATTTCTTAAATTTTAATTATGACTAA
- a CDS encoding Sulfotransferase family protein, which translates to MSKHIYFLHLPKTAGTSLDVLLKLQYSKKDIHPWDNVNFPELQAKYRDKLLQPQEFKILKGHYTYGIHQYFSGAEDFKYITFLRNPVDRVKSHIRQYLRMPNSYIYKEFKKENNLFNFIRNNSSFGLSNLQTGWISGHNDTTGLDLDKLFHEAILNIEKDFMYVGIVEQFDESLFQIYKLLNWKYKPYYSALNKSSEKEIDNIQFDNDCIKLIEDLNYYDMQLYKKYKAKVILNHSTVNQDEYMTYINRLKLFQKIHVAYLTMKNYIR; encoded by the coding sequence TTGAGCAAGCACATTTATTTTCTTCATCTTCCAAAAACCGCAGGGACTTCATTAGATGTTTTACTCAAATTACAATATTCAAAAAAGGACATACACCCATGGGATAACGTTAATTTCCCCGAATTACAGGCCAAGTACCGAGATAAACTTCTTCAGCCTCAAGAATTCAAAATATTAAAAGGGCATTATACCTATGGAATACATCAATATTTTTCTGGTGCAGAAGATTTTAAATATATAACTTTCCTTAGAAATCCTGTAGACCGAGTTAAATCACATATTCGACAATATCTTCGAATGCCCAACTCGTATATTTACAAAGAATTTAAGAAAGAAAATAATCTCTTTAATTTCATAAGGAATAACTCGTCGTTTGGATTATCTAACCTGCAAACTGGCTGGATATCAGGTCATAACGATACAACGGGACTAGATTTAGACAAATTGTTTCATGAGGCTATTTTGAATATAGAGAAAGACTTTATGTATGTGGGTATTGTTGAACAATTTGATGAAAGCCTTTTTCAGATATACAAATTGTTAAACTGGAAATATAAACCATACTATAGCGCACTCAATAAATCATCAGAAAAAGAAATAGACAACATACAGTTTGATAACGATTGTATTAAACTTATCGAAGACTTAAATTATTACGATATGCAGCTCTATAAAAAATATAAAGCCAAGGTCATTTTAAATCATTCTACAGTTAATCAAGATGAATATATGACATATATTAATCGCTTAAAATTATTCCAGAAAATTCATGTGGCTTACCTTACGATGAAAAATTATATAAGATAA
- a CDS encoding Glycosyltransferase involved in cell wall bisynthesis — MKHCKTILFVVHESKKSGAPLLLLNLLRMFEQSAAFNIEILISKTGELDDAFDAIAATYFYNPKYLSALNLKSKILRKVLPKAQTLKRYQKNLYHNLEAKNYDCIYFNSLGCYPIFPFLENYKAKKVVHVHELNDVVSGMDQHTVKKMLNNADVIVSSYNVVTDFLKNQFQIQQNDILQNAVYLFPDRKVAIDALDEVPKPADAIFRIGGCGSVELRKGTDIFVDFAIKTIKEMPEVSLEFIWVGNAQTELAETLKATIKTEKLEHHITFVGSTPTPEVYFKTLDVFFLSSREEAFGLVALENAYCKNPLVCFDIIGDLPLFINQYKCGKVIPKYDFNVFKAFIMELIEDSSYARALGEEGKKAVVNYFNIEDQAKVIKEVLVL, encoded by the coding sequence GTGAAGCATTGCAAGACTATACTTTTCGTTGTCCATGAATCTAAAAAGTCTGGAGCGCCTTTGCTATTGCTTAATTTGTTAAGAATGTTTGAACAAAGTGCAGCTTTTAATATAGAGATACTTATTAGTAAAACGGGTGAGTTAGATGATGCTTTTGATGCCATTGCAGCCACTTATTTTTATAACCCCAAATACCTCTCAGCGTTAAATTTAAAATCTAAAATACTTCGTAAAGTTTTGCCTAAAGCGCAAACCCTTAAAAGGTATCAAAAGAACTTATATCACAATTTAGAAGCTAAGAACTACGATTGTATTTATTTTAATTCTTTAGGCTGTTATCCTATATTTCCTTTTTTAGAAAACTACAAAGCTAAAAAAGTAGTGCATGTGCACGAGCTAAACGATGTGGTGTCTGGTATGGATCAACACACCGTTAAAAAAATGTTAAATAACGCAGATGTAATAGTATCGAGCTATAATGTGGTTACGGATTTTTTGAAAAATCAATTTCAAATTCAGCAAAACGATATTTTACAAAATGCGGTGTATTTGTTTCCAGATCGAAAAGTAGCCATAGATGCTTTAGATGAAGTCCCAAAACCCGCTGATGCTATATTTAGAATAGGCGGTTGCGGCAGTGTAGAGTTGAGAAAAGGAACAGATATTTTTGTTGATTTTGCCATTAAGACCATTAAGGAAATGCCAGAGGTGTCGTTAGAATTTATTTGGGTAGGAAATGCGCAGACAGAATTGGCGGAAACCCTAAAAGCAACAATAAAAACAGAAAAATTAGAACATCATATAACCTTTGTTGGGAGCACGCCCACTCCGGAAGTTTATTTTAAAACACTAGATGTGTTCTTCTTATCCTCTCGCGAGGAAGCGTTTGGCTTAGTCGCTCTTGAAAACGCCTATTGTAAGAATCCTTTAGTTTGTTTCGATATTATCGGGGATCTTCCGTTATTTATTAATCAATACAAGTGTGGGAAGGTGATTCCAAAATATGATTTCAACGTTTTTAAAGCTTTTATTATGGAGTTAATTGAAGATTCGTCGTATGCAAGGGCATTAGGTGAAGAAGGAAAGAAAGCGGTAGTTAATTATTTTAATATAGAAGACCAAGCTAAAGTTATTAAAGAAGTACTTGTTTTATGA
- a CDS encoding Glycosyl transferase family 2: MAVNKPLVSVLMTAFNREKYLQSAVESLLKSTYYNWELIILDDCSTDSTFSLAQHLAAKDERIQVYRNSKNLGQFKNRNKIVDYAQGKYIKYLDSDDLIYPYGLEQLVYYMEQFPNAGYGFCSIKQDPNRIYPLLLAPSESYEEHFIKKNRIFDKAPLSSIIKKEVILRYGGFPHEAVSGDFAMWCLLAQTENVVLMPQGIVWYRTHEGQEMQKTRDSTIVEFEYFKVAEYFLSDVNCPLDNIANEIALKENRKTQKKYIFWKLRQQGLKVAWDLIKMKNDDFHLNGISHD; the protein is encoded by the coding sequence ATGGCAGTAAACAAACCTTTGGTTAGCGTGTTGATGACCGCATTTAATAGAGAAAAATATTTACAGAGCGCGGTAGAGAGCCTGCTAAAGTCAACTTATTATAATTGGGAATTGATAATCCTAGATGATTGTTCTACGGATTCAACATTCAGCTTGGCGCAGCACTTAGCGGCAAAAGATGAGCGAATACAAGTCTATAGAAATTCAAAAAATTTAGGCCAATTTAAAAACCGTAATAAAATTGTAGACTATGCACAAGGCAAGTATATAAAATACTTGGATTCTGATGATCTTATTTATCCTTATGGTTTGGAGCAATTGGTTTATTATATGGAGCAGTTTCCCAATGCTGGATATGGATTTTGTTCAATTAAACAGGATCCCAACAGAATATATCCATTATTATTAGCACCCTCTGAGAGTTATGAGGAGCACTTTATAAAAAAGAATAGGATATTTGATAAGGCACCATTGTCTTCTATAATAAAAAAAGAAGTTATTCTTCGATATGGGGGGTTTCCACATGAAGCTGTGAGTGGTGATTTTGCAATGTGGTGTTTGTTGGCTCAAACCGAGAATGTGGTCCTGATGCCCCAAGGAATAGTTTGGTATAGAACGCATGAAGGTCAAGAAATGCAAAAAACTAGAGATAGTACAATTGTAGAATTTGAATATTTTAAAGTAGCAGAATATTTTCTTAGTGATGTAAATTGTCCATTGGACAACATTGCTAATGAAATCGCATTGAAAGAAAATAGGAAAACTCAAAAGAAATATATATTCTGGAAGTTAAGACAACAAGGATTAAAAGTAGCATGGGATCTTATAAAAATGAAGAATGATGATTTTCACCTTAATGGCATCAGTCACGATTAG
- a CDS encoding Glycosyltransferase like family protein produces the protein MISIIIPSRNALALNRISENISKTIGVPFEIIDYDNTDDGFGICKIYNVCAAKAICSYLVFCHDDIEFCSHDWGKVLLKILGETTIGIVGVTGATFKSKYPAPWVSIPQKHYRCQLTNNFPDNESDYEEVAVLDGCFMAMRKQVWEEFKWNDRQIPDFHLYDIDISERVFRNYRLVVAKNLSVNHRSEGNFDEIWFKQSKNYFEINSNKFPITVERMSPKYEDYLNAYSIKSLLFRRGRINLSIFEVLTYSIQILINYPKIFSFGLLKNIIKPK, from the coding sequence ATGATTTCCATAATTATTCCATCAAGAAATGCGCTAGCTTTAAACAGAATTAGTGAAAACATTTCAAAAACCATTGGGGTTCCATTCGAAATTATTGATTACGATAATACGGATGATGGTTTTGGTATCTGCAAGATATATAATGTGTGCGCCGCCAAAGCCATCTGCAGTTACTTAGTATTTTGTCACGATGATATTGAATTTTGTTCCCACGATTGGGGAAAGGTACTATTAAAAATCCTTGGAGAAACAACTATTGGGATAGTTGGGGTTACTGGTGCCACTTTTAAATCCAAATACCCTGCTCCCTGGGTCTCAATACCTCAGAAGCATTACCGCTGCCAACTGACAAATAATTTTCCTGATAATGAATCCGATTACGAAGAAGTGGCGGTACTTGATGGTTGTTTTATGGCTATGAGAAAGCAAGTTTGGGAGGAATTTAAATGGAATGACAGACAAATTCCAGATTTTCATCTTTATGATATTGATATTTCGGAAAGAGTTTTTAGAAATTACAGATTAGTAGTTGCAAAGAACTTGTCGGTAAATCATCGGTCAGAAGGGAATTTTGACGAGATTTGGTTTAAACAATCGAAAAACTACTTTGAAATTAACTCTAACAAATTTCCAATTACTGTAGAAAGGATGAGTCCGAAGTATGAAGATTATTTAAATGCTTATTCTATTAAATCCCTTCTTTTTAGAAGAGGTAGGATAAATCTTTCAATTTTTGAAGTGCTAACTTACTCTATTCAAATTTTAATAAATTACCCTAAAATCTTTTCCTTCGGTTTGCTTAAAAATATAATTAAACCCAAATGA
- a CDS encoding Glycosyltransferase involved in cell wall bisynthesis, giving the protein MSRLTIIYFLPDEALGVATIVKNLLEYRKIHSNFYYKVILTRQLEREAQHIDYQFNADEQLVFKYSGLDNLTGVLKRLKGYIPNDKSILVANDGLELRMVNYFRLQNPVIYIIHGDFDYYYKISRLYQGVIDKFIAYSLQTEARLIQLLNPEDLHHIELLYYPVPEKPLRQIQPKSLDLLFVGSFVDRKGVQFLPEIYKSIKDKLGNISFKIAGFGKLEPMLKSGFRNESTVQLVGKVSNDDVFRLMMEAKVLVFPSLSEGLPNVVVEAMKCGCVPVCSDIKSGIPDLIDHGIEGFIVDTGNVTRFAEHIVKLLENEKLLHEMAFNAANKAHEMFKPNKNAENYENAVVNTVAQTKSYVSGDLGRLLNHPIFPNFVVKQIRKLGLSTKL; this is encoded by the coding sequence ATGAGCAGGCTCACAATCATATACTTTCTACCTGACGAAGCTCTTGGAGTCGCAACCATAGTTAAAAACTTATTGGAATATAGAAAAATACATTCAAATTTTTATTATAAGGTCATCCTTACGCGACAACTAGAAAGAGAAGCACAACATATCGACTATCAGTTTAACGCGGATGAGCAGCTGGTCTTTAAGTATAGTGGACTTGATAATTTAACTGGCGTATTAAAAAGATTAAAGGGATATATACCAAACGATAAATCCATATTAGTGGCAAATGATGGGCTGGAATTGAGAATGGTGAATTATTTTAGACTCCAAAATCCGGTGATTTATATTATCCATGGGGATTTTGACTATTATTATAAAATCTCACGATTGTATCAAGGTGTGATAGATAAATTTATAGCTTATAGCTTACAGACGGAAGCAAGGTTAATTCAGTTACTCAATCCTGAGGATCTCCACCATATTGAACTTCTATATTATCCAGTACCTGAAAAACCGTTGAGACAAATTCAACCTAAATCGTTGGATTTATTATTTGTCGGATCTTTCGTAGATAGAAAAGGCGTTCAATTTCTGCCAGAAATTTACAAATCGATAAAAGATAAATTAGGTAACATAAGTTTCAAAATAGCCGGTTTTGGTAAGTTAGAGCCAATGTTAAAATCTGGCTTCCGTAATGAGAGCACTGTTCAATTAGTAGGTAAAGTTTCTAATGATGATGTATTTAGACTTATGATGGAGGCTAAGGTTTTGGTTTTTCCTTCGTTATCGGAAGGCCTTCCAAATGTTGTTGTAGAGGCGATGAAATGTGGATGCGTTCCTGTTTGTAGTGACATTAAGAGTGGAATCCCAGATCTTATTGACCATGGGATAGAAGGATTTATAGTGGATACTGGAAATGTTACAAGGTTTGCGGAACATATTGTAAAATTGCTTGAAAATGAAAAATTACTACATGAGATGGCATTTAATGCAGCCAACAAAGCTCATGAGATGTTTAAGCCTAACAAAAATGCCGAAAATTACGAAAATGCCGTTGTGAATACTGTGGCTCAAACGAAGAGTTATGTATCTGGAGACCTTGGCCGCTTGCTGAATCACCCCATATTTCCTAACTTTGTCGTCAAACAAATTAGAAAACTCGGACTAAGTACTAAGTTATAA
- a CDS encoding transferase hexapeptide (six repeat-containing protein): MHITKQKISHVLRNPFRIVIWLITRLPYFRFLKDFEHTNYPVTFSLWFNQKVLGYNKNAYWPVHKSSRVVGEQNIYVGVGTFPGYQRNVYIQGTGKLIFGNYTGVAQNSGVLSGNHNIYDHRKLIPKDTNIGSYCWIGMNSVIMGGVTLGDHTIVGAGSVVTKSFPAGYCIIAGSPAEVIKELNRSEVIDYEYEVKYHGYIRAEQFDSYRKKYLTV; the protein is encoded by the coding sequence ATGCACATTACAAAACAAAAAATATCTCATGTTCTTCGAAATCCATTCAGAATTGTGATTTGGCTAATAACAAGATTACCTTATTTCCGCTTTTTAAAAGACTTCGAGCACACCAATTATCCAGTAACTTTTAGTTTATGGTTTAACCAGAAAGTATTAGGGTATAATAAAAACGCTTATTGGCCAGTTCACAAAAGCAGCAGGGTTGTAGGTGAACAAAACATTTATGTGGGAGTGGGCACTTTTCCTGGTTATCAAAGAAACGTTTATATACAAGGGACAGGTAAGCTGATTTTTGGCAATTATACGGGTGTTGCACAAAATTCCGGGGTTTTGAGTGGTAACCATAATATCTATGATCATAGAAAGTTAATACCTAAGGACACTAATATAGGGTCTTATTGCTGGATTGGGATGAATTCTGTAATAATGGGGGGTGTTACTTTAGGAGACCATACAATTGTTGGTGCCGGATCTGTAGTTACAAAATCCTTTCCTGCCGGATATTGTATTATTGCTGGATCACCAGCTGAGGTTATTAAAGAACTCAATCGAAGTGAGGTAATAGACTATGAATATGAGGTAAAATACCACGGCTATATTAGGGCCGAACAATTCGATAGCTACAGAAAGAAATATCTAACGGTATGA